The following are from one region of the Entelurus aequoreus isolate RoL-2023_Sb linkage group LG17, RoL_Eaeq_v1.1, whole genome shotgun sequence genome:
- the poli gene encoding DNA polymerase iota isoform X2 translates to MESSEDEAQEDETEWEQDMKGSPFAVSGSNFRKTPTHKVILHFDLDCFYAQVEMLRNPALRDVPLGIQQKYIIVTCNYVARQQGVTKLMSVTDAKEKCPQLVLVKGEDLTHYREMSYQVTDLLLSFCPSVERLGFDENYVDITEMIEKRRAHTPQSSFSFKGHVYNVAGDAADAKASSHPELALGSHIAAELREAIHSRLGLTGCAGIAANKLLAKLVSGAFKPNQQTTLLPENVGDIIGALSGLRAIPGVGHQTAKRLHTLGLVSVRDLQLFPLTDLVREFGAPSATRLKNLSLGVDNSPVTPSGAPQSLSDEDSFNKMSTAIEVMEKMEQLLSSLVERMRKDGRQPQTLRLTVRKYSATNKWHNRESRQCPIPHHIGRTITSAGSDDAVLQLVSLAMKLFSKILDINTAFHLTLINVCFSNLQAKGPSAGGRSSIKSFFAHGSSPKTFFSSPQRQDKSSPCGAENGFITSSVTTPEKATKSPASCDAATLGAEIEQRASVPAEASQDVTSPSSTTCWHQGDADFTVTHGLPPNVDAEVFRVLPVEIQKELLMGRTSQPGHLPSNPPLTSPQTTRNTNNTEQGVVYDLDPSEGGATPHQRQPAGKSALPGETTFEEKKLSSDCQLPLNVDPKVFSQLPADLQAELMTEWKQQKPLLKVKKAARAKGKKGWRSLTMLLLTTSLKLT, encoded by the exons GCATTCAGCAGAAGTACATCATCGTGACCTGTAACTACGTGGCGAGGCAGCAGGGCGTCACCAAGCTGATGTCGGTCACTGATGCCAAGGAGAAGTGTCCTCAGCTGGTGCTGGTGAAGGGCGAAGACCTGACTCACTACAGAGAAATGTCCTACCAAGTCACCG ACCTGCTGCTGTCCTTCTGTCCGTCGGTGGAGAGGCTTGGCTTCGACGAGAACTACGTGGACATCACAGAGATGATTGAGAAAAGGCGGGCGCACACGCCACAGTCCAGCTTTTCATTCAAAGGCCACGTGTACAACGTCGCAG GTGATGCTGCGGATGCTAAAGCTAGCAGTCATCCAGAGTTGGCTTTGGGGTCGCACATTGCCGCCGAGCTGAGAGAAGCCATCCACAGCCGACTGGGCCTAACTGGCTGCGCCGGCATCGCCGCCAACAAGCTGCTGGCCAAACTGGTGTCGGGCGCCTTCAAACCCAACCAGCAAACCACATTGTTGCCGGAGAACGTTGGTGACATCATTGGCGCTCTCAGCGGTCTCCGTGCAATACCAG GGGTCGGTCACCAAACCGCCAAGAGGCTTCACACCCTGGGATTGGTCAGCGTCCGAGACCTGCAGCTCTTCCCGCTGACTGACCTGGTGAGAGAATTCGGAGCTCCGAGTGCGACACGTCTGAAGAATCTATCGCTTGGCGTTGACAATTCTCCGGTCACCCCATCTGGAGCCCCTCAG TCCCTCAGCGACGAAGACTCCTTCAATAAAATGTCAACCGCCATAGAAGTGATGGAGAAGATGGAGCAGCTCCTGAGCAGCCTGGTGGAGAG GATGCGTAAAGACGGCAGGCAGCCTCAAACCCTCCGGCTCACCGTCCGTAAATACTCAGCGACCAACAAGTGGCACAACCGGGAGAGCCGCCAGTGTCCCATCCCCCACCACATTGGCCGCACGATCACCTCAG CCGGCAGTGATGACGCCGTGTTACAGCTGGTCTCCTTGGCCATGAAGCTCTTCTCCAAAATATTGGACATCAACACGGCCTTCCACCTGACCCTCATCAACGTGTGCTTCAGCAACCTGCAGGCCAAAGGGCCTTCTGCCGGCGGGCGGAGCTCCATCAAATCCTTCTTCGCGCACGGCTCCTCGCCCAAAACATTCTTCTCGTCTCCTCAAAGACAG GACAAGTCCTCCCCGTGTGGTGCAGAAAATGGCTTCATCACATCCAGCGTGACGACTCCAGAGAAGGCCACAAAAAGCCCGGCGAGCTGTGACGCAGCAACACTCGGGGCTGAAATCGAACAGAGAGCTTCTGTCCCGGCGGAAGCGTCCCAAGACGTGACGTCACCCAGCAGCACCACATGTTGGCACCAGGGTGATGCCGATTTCACCGTGACACATGGATTGCCCCCAAACGTCGACGCAGAAGTGTTCCGTGTCCTCCCTGTGGAGATCCAGAAGGAGCTTTTAATGGGGCGCACCTCTCAGCCGGGTCACCTTCCTTCCAACCCCCCCCTAACTTCACCCCAAACCACCCGAAATACAAACAATACAGAGCAGGGTGTTGTCTATGACTTGGATCCATCGGAGGGAGGTGCCACGCCGCATCAACGACAGCCTGCGGGCAAGAGCGCGCTTCCAGGAGAAACCACCTTCGAAGAAAAGAAGCTGTCATCTGACTGCCAGCTGCCACTAAATGTGGACCCTAAAGTCTTCTCCCAGCTGCCAGCTGACCTTCAGGCCGAGCTGATGACTGAATGGAAGCAGCAGAAGCCGCTTCTGAAGGTCAAGAAAGCTGCCAGAGCTAAAGGGAAGAAAG gctggcgaagcttaacaatgctgttgctaacgacgtcattgaagctaacttag
- the poli gene encoding DNA polymerase iota isoform X1, whose amino-acid sequence MESSEDEAQEDETEWEQDMKGSPFAVSGSNFRKTPTHKVILHFDLDCFYAQVEMLRNPALRDVPLGIQQKYIIVTCNYVARQQGVTKLMSVTDAKEKCPQLVLVKGEDLTHYREMSYQVTDLLLSFCPSVERLGFDENYVDITEMIEKRRAHTPQSSFSFKGHVYNVAGDAADAKASSHPELALGSHIAAELREAIHSRLGLTGCAGIAANKLLAKLVSGAFKPNQQTTLLPENVGDIIGALSGLRAIPGVGHQTAKRLHTLGLVSVRDLQLFPLTDLVREFGAPSATRLKNLSLGVDNSPVTPSGAPQSLSDEDSFNKMSTAIEVMEKMEQLLSSLVERMRKDGRQPQTLRLTVRKYSATNKWHNRESRQCPIPHHIGRTITSAGSDDAVLQLVSLAMKLFSKILDINTAFHLTLINVCFSNLQAKGPSAGGRSSIKSFFAHGSSPKTFFSSPQRQDKSSPCGAENGFITSSVTTPEKATKSPASCDAATLGAEIEQRASVPAEASQDVTSPSSTTCWHQGDADFTVTHGLPPNVDAEVFRVLPVEIQKELLMGRTSQPGHLPSNPPLTSPQTTRNTNNTEQGVVYDLDPSEGGATPHQRQPAGKSALPGETTFEEKKLSSDCQLPLNVDPKVFSQLPADLQAELMTEWKQQKPLLKVKKAARAKGKKGAGSSSQANSLLDYFKHA is encoded by the exons GCATTCAGCAGAAGTACATCATCGTGACCTGTAACTACGTGGCGAGGCAGCAGGGCGTCACCAAGCTGATGTCGGTCACTGATGCCAAGGAGAAGTGTCCTCAGCTGGTGCTGGTGAAGGGCGAAGACCTGACTCACTACAGAGAAATGTCCTACCAAGTCACCG ACCTGCTGCTGTCCTTCTGTCCGTCGGTGGAGAGGCTTGGCTTCGACGAGAACTACGTGGACATCACAGAGATGATTGAGAAAAGGCGGGCGCACACGCCACAGTCCAGCTTTTCATTCAAAGGCCACGTGTACAACGTCGCAG GTGATGCTGCGGATGCTAAAGCTAGCAGTCATCCAGAGTTGGCTTTGGGGTCGCACATTGCCGCCGAGCTGAGAGAAGCCATCCACAGCCGACTGGGCCTAACTGGCTGCGCCGGCATCGCCGCCAACAAGCTGCTGGCCAAACTGGTGTCGGGCGCCTTCAAACCCAACCAGCAAACCACATTGTTGCCGGAGAACGTTGGTGACATCATTGGCGCTCTCAGCGGTCTCCGTGCAATACCAG GGGTCGGTCACCAAACCGCCAAGAGGCTTCACACCCTGGGATTGGTCAGCGTCCGAGACCTGCAGCTCTTCCCGCTGACTGACCTGGTGAGAGAATTCGGAGCTCCGAGTGCGACACGTCTGAAGAATCTATCGCTTGGCGTTGACAATTCTCCGGTCACCCCATCTGGAGCCCCTCAG TCCCTCAGCGACGAAGACTCCTTCAATAAAATGTCAACCGCCATAGAAGTGATGGAGAAGATGGAGCAGCTCCTGAGCAGCCTGGTGGAGAG GATGCGTAAAGACGGCAGGCAGCCTCAAACCCTCCGGCTCACCGTCCGTAAATACTCAGCGACCAACAAGTGGCACAACCGGGAGAGCCGCCAGTGTCCCATCCCCCACCACATTGGCCGCACGATCACCTCAG CCGGCAGTGATGACGCCGTGTTACAGCTGGTCTCCTTGGCCATGAAGCTCTTCTCCAAAATATTGGACATCAACACGGCCTTCCACCTGACCCTCATCAACGTGTGCTTCAGCAACCTGCAGGCCAAAGGGCCTTCTGCCGGCGGGCGGAGCTCCATCAAATCCTTCTTCGCGCACGGCTCCTCGCCCAAAACATTCTTCTCGTCTCCTCAAAGACAG GACAAGTCCTCCCCGTGTGGTGCAGAAAATGGCTTCATCACATCCAGCGTGACGACTCCAGAGAAGGCCACAAAAAGCCCGGCGAGCTGTGACGCAGCAACACTCGGGGCTGAAATCGAACAGAGAGCTTCTGTCCCGGCGGAAGCGTCCCAAGACGTGACGTCACCCAGCAGCACCACATGTTGGCACCAGGGTGATGCCGATTTCACCGTGACACATGGATTGCCCCCAAACGTCGACGCAGAAGTGTTCCGTGTCCTCCCTGTGGAGATCCAGAAGGAGCTTTTAATGGGGCGCACCTCTCAGCCGGGTCACCTTCCTTCCAACCCCCCCCTAACTTCACCCCAAACCACCCGAAATACAAACAATACAGAGCAGGGTGTTGTCTATGACTTGGATCCATCGGAGGGAGGTGCCACGCCGCATCAACGACAGCCTGCGGGCAAGAGCGCGCTTCCAGGAGAAACCACCTTCGAAGAAAAGAAGCTGTCATCTGACTGCCAGCTGCCACTAAATGTGGACCCTAAAGTCTTCTCCCAGCTGCCAGCTGACCTTCAGGCCGAGCTGATGACTGAATGGAAGCAGCAGAAGCCGCTTCTGAAGGTCAAGAAAGCTGCCAGAGCTAAAGGGAAGAAAGGTGCGGGAAGCAGCAGCCAGGCAAACAGTTTGTTGGATTATTTTAAGCATGCTtag